In Zingiber officinale cultivar Zhangliang chromosome 3A, Zo_v1.1, whole genome shotgun sequence, the DNA window ACACCATCCAGTCTGGAAACTGTCGACCGGGGAAATTGTTGATGGAGAGAACTTCTAGGGTTGCTGGAGGACTGAGTTGTTTGCATATCCTCTCTGCCTCACCGCTTTGCTCATCATTGTTTTCATTATTGTGCATTGTCCATCCAAGAGTCAGTATCCTAAGAAATGTTTTGCTCTCGAGCACAAAGTTTGTCGTCCTTGCCCTTTCCAATTTACTAATAACCAGATCATTTAGGTTGCACAAATATTGCAACTCGTCCAAGTCACAACCACCTTCCATCATGCTCATGGAGTCACGATGGCCTACAAAAAATCCGGCCAGATTGTTGAGATTTTTCAACTTCCCAACTCCCTTTGGAACATGGGTGAGTGGAGTATTCAAAATTCGAAGGCACCTCAAATTGCTCAACCTTGTGATGCCATCTGGAAGTTCATGCAGTGATTTTCACCACTAATAATAATCCCTTCCTCTTCCATCAATTTTTCCCCAAAAGATCGCAAAACATCATGCATAACAAATAGTCTACCATCTTCAAATCTTTGGTCAATTTGCAAAAGGTTTCTTGCAATAAGTTCTTTGTAGTAGTCTTTTGCAGTAACTTCCATCAAACTATCTAATTCTTCAATGACAAACCCTTCGGCCACCCACAGTCTGATTATGTCAGATCGATGTGATATGCCGTGGTAGAAAGCACAACTAAGAAAGCATTGTTTGAGGTGATTGGGCAAATCCTCATAGCTCAAGTATAAAGCATTGGATAGTTTGATCTCTTTCCTAAACCATAAATCACTTTCAACAACTTTTTTCCACTCCGTCTTAGTCCTTTCCTTGTGAAATAAAACACCAGCCATCACTTTGATTGCCAGAGGAAGACCATCACATTTTCTGACAATTTCCATACCAACTTCTTCCAATTCAGAAATTATTGCATCCTCCCCATCTCCAAAAACAATCTTTCTAATTAATTCCCAACCACTGCCTTCGTCTATTTTCTCAGCAGGGTGAACATAATCTGCTCTCATTTCTCTTGCCACAACTTCATGCCTAGTGGTAAATAAGATAACACTCCTACATGAACCCTTCAAAATGGGATTTCTGAGCAACTCTCTCCACACGTTTGCACTCCATATATCATCCAGCACAAGAAGCAAACTTCCTGAAAGAAGAGGATCAAGTCTGCCTTCAACTTCTGCTTTAGTTTCAACACCAACATCATTTCCTCCCACTCCTCTCAGTACCTGTTTGAGTATCTCAATCTCAGAGTAATCCTTGAATACATGTAACCACACTCTGTTTGGAAATTGTTTTTTCACCATTTCATCGTTGAATATTTTTTGTGCTAGAGTAGTCTTGCCTATTCCGCCCGTCCCAGAAATTCCCAACACAGTGCACTTATTTTTGCTTTCCTCTATCTTCGAAATTAAGTTTTGGGTGGCATCAACAATTTGTGTCCCTACAATATCTGTCGACACATGTGTTGGAGAGGTAGAAGATGACCTTTGTACTAGGCGGCCTTCGTGTTTATCTTCTACTAATCTGCGTACAACATTATTATCATCATTGATTTCGTTGAGTCTATTATTAACTCTTCTTATTTCATCACAAATGTTTCTGCGGAAGTTCAAAGTCCTGAACCAAGAGTGTACTCCTGAAGAAGCAGATGGCTGAGCTTCTAATAATCTTCCACTTTCGATCAAGCAACGATCAAATATGTCCTCTGCATCATACATGACGTCTTTTAATTCCTTCACCCAATTATTGATCGCAGAATCTCTATGCCTTCTTCTTTCTGCATCTTGAATATAGAATCTGATTCTTGATAATTTCCTATGAAGTCTCTCAATTTCTTTTTTAACCCCTAGTACTTTACCTATCTCTCCCTGGATAAAAACAGATAATTTGCTAAGgaatattttaacaaaaaactCTAGGACCACTGCCATTTTTTTGAGACGGATGAATCAACTACTCAAAGCCAGCTCAAAATTTGTCTTGGAATACTTACGGCCTATGCTTGCATTCTTATCAACTTCTGTTTACCCTTATGAGAAAAAGAGAGtgtttataccagaaattaattgTAAAAAAGTAACAAGAGTACTTGTTAAGATAGATTAAACATCTTAAATGAATTTTATGCGAAAGAATATCAGAAGAAGAATTTATGGGGAAAAAATCATATTGCATTGAGATAGTTGAGTTAGTGGCTAGCCAAACTTGCACAACAATaactaattaatcaaatattattgACCGAATAAATAACTAATTGACAATGTAATTAATATACTAGTTATTTAATTTTACAGTTTCTCTAATTAATCTGAATGAGAAAAAATAACATTAAAAATctgtcttttttttaaaaaaaatatcaaaagggTGTTAAAACTGTATGCACGGATTAtttgttaattaaataaaaattataaattattttatgaaatttaaatttatttaaggatATGATTAATTATatcttataaattcaaaattttatcaatGGAGATTATCAAATTCTTTTTctacaaatttaaattatttttttagttttattggTTGCAATTATTTCCTTATTGTGTTAAATAATTTTaggaaattataaaaaaaatcttataaatttatggatgtcatatttttatattattaaatattttttttaaaaaaatattcttttataaatttaaataaaatttattcttttatgaacatgattaaaaaattttaaataataatttttattaattatatttgtttaaaattttattttttacccaatattaattatatttgtttaaaaaattataaataagggCATCTTTCAATTTTTCCAtaaactgatttgaaaaattaaaattttctattttatttgatcttgtccaataatttaaatttaattgacgTAGGATGTATCTTTTTCATTTGAAAAACTCTCAAGTCAAACAAATCTGGTTTAGAACTGAAATGACCGATTGACAATGCAATTGAAGTAGTAAATATGTACAtgcaatttaaaaataattctataaaaaaaatgtttaagtccaacttttttttgtttattttataaatttaaatctttctttctaCTCTCACCGATTCTCTAGTTGTATTATTCTATTTCATAAATCATTTTTGTATAAATTTTATAGATGTATGAACATCGTCGTATATTAatctataaaattaaaattttataaacttgaaatttttttaataacttgGACCAGTCAACCAATCTGTTTTTCTAGATTTTATAAAGGTGTCTTCTTTAAATATATCTTTACCCAAATTGAATTGATAGATAGACATTTTGAGGAAGAAGATCTACAAAATAGTTGAATGGTATTTGAGTTTGTTCAGATCTTCTTCtataattaaaaaagaaaagagtTTGCATATGATCCCTACTTTTCTAGCCAAAGCTATTTCCCTTAATATCTGCCATGCCCAAGTTTATGCTTACCACAAGCAAACAATAATccagaaagagaaagagaaaaagcATACCTCACTCACTGAAGATTGAAATGTAGAAAAAGTAATGGATAGAGCTGCTGCATCATCTCCTACTTTTCTATCCAAAGCTATTTCACTTAATTATCCTGCTGTATAAGAAGAGGTCAGAACCCTTGTTGTGCGTACACAAGTAGCCCATGTGCAATTAAATTATTCATTCAATGTCAACTATATACGTACCTCCATGTTCAAACCCCGTCGGCACACTGtgaatataaaataattatatatttataaagaaaatataaagagTAAGATTAATCAGACTATTTAAAAAGtcaattatataaaatattttcataaataaataaatttagtcaTATTTTAATCAACTCTCATAAACATGCACACAAAGACAAGACATGCACACAGAGACAAGACACCCTACACTCCAAAACATACACACAGAGACAAGACACCCCACACTCCAAAACATACACACAGAGACAAGACaccctttattttatttttattttttacttcgaTAGGAACATATAATTGTATATACTCTTTTAAAGTTGAGATAGACACAAATTGTAAAAAGGAATAAGGCATGAAGTGATTTTGTCTCCAAACACAAGCCCAAAGTCGTCACAGAGGTTGTGAAACAATGGAACAACATTCTCTCATCAAATGATGGAGCTAGAAAATCAAGGTATAGGAGGAACTAATTGCATGCGCGTGCTCAAGGGACTATGAATGTTAACAATCAAATAGGTCAGTATAGTTCAAATGTAATTAAGTGTGGGGTGTGGTAAAGGAATATTCCTCTATATATTCTTGTACTCTTTTCATATCCCTTTTGAAGGATGCCTTGCATTGTCTAGCTCAAATTGTAGTTAAAGATGAAAGGTTTGCTTGAATATGTAATTAAATTTCAGCAACAAAATTCTTCAAATCAAATTCGCTCACTAAACAACTGCAGTGTACTagatctctttcttttcctcactGCATTGGGTAAATAAGTCCAAAAACTTTGAATGACAAACATCCAATTTCCAGCTAACGCACTGAGTTTGTTACCAGTGCAGTAAGAAGGTCGAGTGAATATTTATGTTCATTGTTTCACTCGAGTGGTAGAATTAATTAATACTGGTAGATGAGAGCAATAGTATATTCTCAGCGTTAAATGCTGGTTGACCTTTGTCTCCATTCCATTCTCAGAGGAAGAAGGTAAATGccgttgaaa includes these proteins:
- the LOC122051637 gene encoding putative disease resistance protein RGA3 → MAVVLEFFVKIFLSKLSVFIQGEIGKVLGVKKEIERLHRKLSRIRFYIQDAERRRHRDSAINNWVKELKDVMYDAEDIFDRCLIESGRLLEAQPSASSGVHSWFRTLNFRRNICDEIRRVNNRLNEINDDNNVVRRLVEDKHEGRLVQRSSSTSPTHVSTDIVGTQIVDATQNLISKIEESKNKCTVLGISGTGGIGKTTLAQKIFNDEMVKKQFPNRVWLHVFKDYSEIEILKQVLRGVGGNDVGVETKAEVEGRLDPLLSGSLLLVLDDIWSANVWRELLRNPILKGSCRSVILFTTRHEVVAREMRADYVHPAEKIDEGSGWELIRKIVFGDGEDAIISELEEVGMEIVRKCDGLPLAIKVMAGVLFHKERTKTEWKKVVESDLWFRKEIKLSNALYLSYEDLPNHLKQCFLSCAFYHGISHRSDIIRLWVAEGFVIEELDSLMEVTAKDYYKELIARNLLQIDQRFEDGRLFVMHDVLRSFGEKLMEEEGIIISGENHCMNFQMASQG